A single genomic interval of Acetobacteraceae bacterium harbors:
- the hpnH gene encoding adenosyl-hopene transferase HpnH: protein MAVPIMQAIRVGHYIVKQHLLGRKRYPLVLMLEPLFRCNLACSGCGKIDYPAQILNQRMSVQECLDADAEADAPVIAIAGGEPLLHKEMPQIVKGLIGRKKYVYLCTNALLLEKKLDDYTPSPFFSFDVHLDGDANMHDASVCQDGVYERAVAAIRNAKARGFRVSINCTLFDGADPKRVASFFDEVMAMGVDGIMTTPGYAYERAPDQEHFLNRQKTKQLFRDIFRLDKGKKWRFTQSPLFLNFLAGNETYHCTPWGKPLRTVFGWQRPCYLLGEGYAKTYQELMDDTAWERYGTGAYEKCADCMVHSGYESTAVMDAVRRPWHIMKVALLGPEIEKPMAPEISLKNQRPAEYRYEEQVHAQVQNIEAQEPARAPRIRFHRAETAPAEEKSAATA from the coding sequence ATGGCCGTTCCGATAATGCAAGCTATCCGAGTCGGGCATTATATTGTGAAGCAGCATTTGCTGGGGCGTAAGCGCTACCCGCTCGTTCTGATGCTGGAACCGCTATTTCGGTGCAATCTGGCCTGTTCAGGGTGCGGCAAGATCGATTACCCGGCACAGATCCTGAATCAGCGCATGAGCGTGCAGGAATGTCTTGATGCCGATGCGGAGGCCGATGCACCTGTCATCGCGATTGCGGGCGGTGAACCCCTTCTGCACAAGGAAATGCCGCAGATCGTCAAAGGACTGATCGGCCGCAAAAAATACGTTTATCTGTGCACCAATGCGCTTCTGCTTGAGAAAAAGCTCGACGATTATACGCCGTCACCTTTCTTTTCCTTCGATGTGCATCTTGATGGCGACGCCAACATGCATGATGCCTCCGTCTGTCAGGATGGCGTCTATGAGCGCGCTGTGGCCGCTATTCGCAACGCGAAGGCACGTGGCTTCCGCGTATCGATCAATTGCACGCTGTTTGATGGCGCGGACCCGAAGCGTGTGGCCAGCTTCTTTGATGAAGTTATGGCCATGGGTGTGGATGGCATCATGACGACCCCTGGTTACGCCTATGAGCGTGCGCCCGATCAGGAGCATTTTCTGAATCGGCAGAAAACCAAACAGCTTTTCCGGGATATCTTCCGTCTTGATAAGGGTAAGAAATGGCGTTTCACGCAATCGCCTCTCTTCCTCAACTTCCTGGCCGGTAATGAGACGTATCATTGCACGCCCTGGGGCAAGCCCCTGCGGACAGTGTTTGGATGGCAGCGTCCCTGCTATCTACTGGGTGAAGGCTATGCCAAAACCTACCAGGAACTGATGGATGACACAGCCTGGGAAAGATACGGCACGGGCGCTTATGAAAAATGTGCGGATTGCATGGTGCATTCCGGTTACGAGTCGACCGCTGTCATGGATGCGGTTCGGCGCCCCTGGCACATCATGAAGGTCGCGCTTTTAGGACCTGAAATTGAGAAGCCCATGGCGCCGGAGATTTCCCTCAAAAACCAGCGCCCGGCCGAATATCGGTATGAGGAGCAGGTCCA
- a CDS encoding ABC transporter substrate-binding protein, with protein sequence MLEYALFPSSLVRQRTVRNLSTANGKDVRSGVSAYVRVRHFLLSAAAIMAVSTSLNVAKAQTPTRSEVTAPNAVAQPVEALYAGLRKLEANAELSAAQRVKIMTPVIDAAFDLPTILRNSVGMRFANLSAQDQHSLLDSFRRFTVARYVSSFGKGKKINFSIKPQSAATSYEDGKIIRSTIAGPDNRTEIDYVVQNLPHGYRITDVLLNGHISQVAAQRADFSAGLASGGTEGLKTLLDRKTETFLGN encoded by the coding sequence ATGCTGGAATATGCGCTTTTCCCATCTTCCCTTGTCCGGCAGAGGACGGTGCGAAATCTGAGCACGGCAAACGGTAAAGACGTTCGTTCCGGCGTGTCGGCGTACGTGCGGGTCCGTCATTTCCTCCTGAGCGCCGCCGCCATCATGGCGGTATCAACGAGCCTGAACGTCGCAAAGGCGCAAACGCCGACCCGTTCGGAAGTTACCGCGCCCAACGCAGTCGCCCAACCTGTTGAAGCCCTTTATGCAGGCCTGCGCAAGCTGGAGGCAAATGCTGAATTAAGCGCCGCGCAGCGTGTCAAAATCATGACCCCCGTCATTGATGCGGCTTTTGATCTCCCCACAATCCTGCGGAATTCTGTCGGGATGCGCTTCGCCAATCTCAGCGCGCAGGATCAGCATAGTCTTCTCGACTCGTTCCGACGCTTCACTGTCGCGCGCTATGTGTCGAGCTTCGGTAAGGGTAAGAAAATAAATTTCTCCATTAAGCCGCAAAGTGCTGCGACGTCTTACGAAGATGGCAAAATCATCCGTTCAACGATTGCCGGTCCTGATAACAGGACGGAAATTGATTACGTCGTGCAGAATCTTCCCCATGGATATCGCATCACGGATGTGCTTCTCAACGGGCATATCAGTCAGGTCGCGGCGCAGAGAGCAGATTTTTCAGCGGGTCTTGCAAGCGGCGGCACAGAAGGGTTGAAAACTCTTCTTGACCGTAAGACTGAGACTTTTCTCGGAAACTGA
- the hpnI gene encoding bacteriohopanetetrol glucosamine biosynthesis glycosyltransferase HpnI, with product MVMILQSLAWACAAISGVGTLQATMGAVLTRRFIVGSRNLAGAEIPMADLPGVTILKPLYGDEPMLETALASFCMQDYPRYQIVFGVHGHDDSAISIVRRLQVRFPAIEIDLVINPAAHGVNHKVSNLINMYPAARHDVIVMADSDIHTGRDYLRALVQLLQVKGTGLVTTLYAGLPASQTYVRRFGAAQINQFFMPGVLLSRQLGREDCLGATMALHRDTLAQVGGLEALVRHVADDAVLGHKVQDVGLHVALAPCLTETTVAEADWAALFHHELRWGRTIKNLEPLGYALSSTQLSLFWAMLCVVTSGLAGDAILFLLASWLIRALAAHAINRALGRPDWRLSATLPLRDWFSALIMLCSLRCRRVAWRGKHLHIRRHVRATSARPKG from the coding sequence ATGGTCATGATATTGCAAAGCCTCGCCTGGGCGTGCGCGGCCATATCGGGCGTGGGCACGCTTCAGGCCACGATGGGCGCCGTATTGACGCGCCGCTTTATAGTCGGGAGCCGCAATCTGGCCGGGGCCGAGATCCCGATGGCGGACTTGCCCGGGGTGACGATTCTCAAGCCGTTATATGGTGATGAACCCATGTTGGAAACGGCCCTGGCGTCATTCTGCATGCAGGATTACCCGCGTTACCAGATTGTGTTTGGTGTGCACGGGCATGATGACAGCGCCATTTCCATCGTACGGAGGCTTCAGGTGCGGTTTCCGGCCATTGAGATCGATCTTGTGATCAATCCCGCCGCCCATGGAGTCAATCACAAAGTCAGCAACCTGATCAACATGTATCCGGCCGCGCGACACGATGTGATCGTTATGGCCGATTCGGACATTCATACGGGCCGTGATTATCTGCGCGCCCTTGTGCAGCTTCTTCAGGTCAAAGGCACCGGACTCGTCACCACGCTTTATGCCGGTCTGCCCGCTTCACAGACATATGTACGCCGTTTCGGCGCGGCGCAGATCAACCAGTTCTTCATGCCCGGCGTCCTGCTGTCGCGTCAATTGGGGCGCGAGGATTGCCTCGGCGCGACAATGGCCCTGCATCGTGACACGCTGGCGCAGGTCGGCGGACTTGAGGCACTTGTCCGGCATGTCGCCGATGACGCCGTGTTAGGTCATAAGGTGCAGGATGTGGGCCTGCATGTTGCCCTTGCCCCCTGCCTGACGGAAACGACCGTCGCGGAGGCAGATTGGGCCGCGCTTTTCCATCATGAACTGCGCTGGGGCCGGACCATTAAAAACCTTGAACCGTTGGGTTATGCTCTCTCTTCAACGCAGTTGTCCCTTTTCTGGGCGATGCTGTGCGTCGTTACGAGCGGCCTGGCAGGGGACGCGATCTTATTCCTCCTTGCAAGCTGGCTGATCCGGGCGCTGGCCGCCCACGCCATTAACCGTGCCCTGGGCCGACCTGACTGGCGCCTGAGCGCCACCTTACCATTACGGGACTGGTTTTCAGCGCTGATCATGCTATGTAGCCTCCGCTGCAGACGTGTGGCCTGGCGCGGGAAGCACCTGCACATACGCCGTCATGTTCGTGCAACATCAGCGCGGCCAAAAGGCTGA
- the hpnK gene encoding hopanoid biosynthesis-associated protein HpnK: MRKLIVSADDFGLSEEVNEAVERAHREGLLSTASLMVAGPAASDAIKRARRLPDLLVGLHCVLVEGNALSPFQDVSHIAEETGEGRAAFHGRQAALGMRYFFHPAARRELRREIRAQFRTFTASGLRLDHANAHKHMHLHPTIGRLMIRIGAEYGLRHIRLPIEPASPIDAVTPHQDGFGAKAMRQWCRILRWQIHRAGMTTNDWCFGLAWSGAMTPSRVAALMPYLPPGLSEIYFHPATGRNMLISSIMPDYQHEAELDALLTPAFRDAVRANRINLATWSGHAAIQQAMMRA, from the coding sequence ATGCGTAAACTCATTGTCTCAGCTGATGATTTCGGGCTGAGCGAGGAGGTCAATGAGGCGGTTGAACGTGCCCATCGGGAGGGCCTGCTTTCAACCGCCAGCCTGATGGTCGCGGGGCCTGCCGCGTCTGATGCCATCAAACGGGCGCGCCGCCTTCCTGACTTGCTGGTCGGGTTACATTGCGTCCTGGTGGAAGGCAATGCGCTAAGCCCCTTTCAAGATGTCTCCCATATTGCGGAAGAGACGGGGGAAGGACGCGCCGCATTTCATGGTCGGCAGGCGGCCCTCGGTATGCGCTATTTTTTTCATCCCGCAGCAAGGCGGGAATTGCGTCGGGAAATCCGCGCCCAGTTTCGGACTTTTACCGCGTCCGGCTTACGGTTGGACCATGCCAATGCGCATAAACACATGCACCTCCACCCCACAATTGGCCGGTTGATGATTCGGATCGGGGCGGAATACGGGTTGCGCCACATTCGCTTACCGATTGAGCCCGCTTCCCCCATTGATGCTGTCACCCCGCATCAGGATGGCTTTGGCGCAAAAGCCATGCGTCAATGGTGTCGTATCTTGCGCTGGCAGATCCACCGCGCAGGCATGACAACGAATGACTGGTGCTTCGGGCTTGCCTGGAGCGGCGCCATGACGCCATCGCGCGTGGCGGCGCTCATGCCATATCTCCCGCCGGGACTTTCCGAAATTTACTTCCATCCCGCAACGGGCAGAAACATGCTGATTTCCTCAATCATGCCGGATTACCAGCATGAGGCAGAGCTTGATGCCCTGCTTACCCCCGCATTTCGTGACGCTGTCCGGGCCAATCGGATCAATCTGGCGACATGGAGCGGTCACGCCGCCATCCAGCAGGCCATGATGCGCGCTTGA
- the trxA gene encoding thioredoxin TrxA yields the protein MSAYTRPVDDKKFESDVLKAEGPVLVDFWAEWCGPCKMIAPALEEIASEYGGKLTVAKLNIDDNPEAPTRFGVRSIPTLILFNKGEVVGQKTGALPKSQLKAWVDSLL from the coding sequence ATGAGTGCCTATACCCGACCTGTTGACGATAAAAAATTTGAATCTGACGTGTTAAAGGCGGAAGGGCCGGTTCTCGTGGATTTTTGGGCTGAATGGTGCGGACCATGCAAAATGATCGCCCCGGCCCTGGAAGAAATCGCCTCGGAATATGGTGGGAAACTCACCGTCGCCAAGCTCAATATCGATGATAATCCGGAGGCCCCGACACGTTTCGGCGTGCGCAGCATCCCGACTTTGATCCTCTTCAATAAAGGTGAAGTTGTCGGTCAAAAGACTGGTGCGCTTCCCAAGAGCCAACTCAAAGCCTGGGTCGATTCACTCCTCTGA
- a CDS encoding UvrD-helicase domain-containing protein — MREDKLDQELRKLDVPCSEATRNAARALFAQVLDCPGGMRIGTIHAFCQSLLRRFPLEAAIAPQFQLMEDPDTASALHQALETEILETASRDLGERFAALSQKREYDSVKEFAAKLYSARGSLRGFRHMFSATMEDLETTCRRLLTLEHDDLSATLKACRTPHDEAGLRDAVKQLAEFGTPAARARLEAMMLWLRTPVAARDVEAWRKLLLTLKDTPLKPVAYASKKYQDSHAHLIAAIESEAERFIAALRQYQLLEVYHLSITSLALIFGALRRLDGDKARRGLVDYEDLIAATQNLLRDPGAAWVLFRLDGGIDHLLLDEVQDTSPAQWDIARVLTEDFFSGVSVRESHALRPRTIFAVGDFKQSIFSFQGAKPRAFLDARADFSARVRQANQKWRAPSLDVSFRSSAPVLQLVDAVFANPLAAEGMAAFQEDDETGIPRHRPARQGNWGRVEIWPKLLRAEKDEAIDPWKPAMRANPSRLTAQRMAGAVAMWLREHLGQAPAPVSRHLRPGMCSSSCGVGHPSFGRWSAL; from the coding sequence ATGCGTGAAGACAAGCTTGATCAAGAATTGCGCAAGCTAGACGTGCCATGTTCAGAGGCGACGCGCAATGCGGCGCGCGCCTTGTTCGCGCAGGTGCTGGATTGCCCGGGTGGGATGCGGATCGGGACGATCCACGCTTTCTGCCAGTCCCTTTTAAGACGTTTCCCGCTTGAGGCGGCAATCGCGCCGCAATTTCAGCTGATGGAAGATCCCGATACCGCCTCCGCCCTTCATCAGGCGCTGGAAACGGAAATTCTGGAGACCGCATCCAGAGATTTGGGAGAGCGTTTCGCCGCGCTGAGCCAGAAGCGGGAATATGACTCGGTCAAAGAGTTCGCCGCAAAATTATATAGCGCGCGCGGGTCCCTGCGTGGGTTCCGGCACATGTTTTCCGCAACGATGGAAGATCTGGAAACGACCTGTCGGCGTCTTTTGACGCTTGAACATGATGATCTATCCGCGACTCTCAAAGCCTGCCGGACGCCGCACGATGAAGCCGGGCTGCGTGACGCTGTGAAACAGCTCGCCGAATTCGGAACACCAGCTGCACGCGCGCGGCTTGAAGCGATGATGTTGTGGCTGAGAACACCGGTGGCGGCGCGGGACGTTGAAGCCTGGCGCAAACTCCTGCTGACATTGAAGGATACGCCTCTCAAACCCGTCGCTTATGCCAGCAAAAAATATCAGGACTCTCATGCGCATCTGATCGCCGCGATTGAAAGCGAAGCTGAGCGATTTATTGCGGCCCTGCGGCAATATCAGCTGCTTGAGGTTTATCATTTAAGCATCACCAGCCTTGCACTGATTTTCGGCGCGTTGCGCCGTCTCGATGGTGACAAGGCGCGGCGCGGCCTGGTCGATTATGAGGATCTCATCGCCGCGACCCAGAACCTCCTGCGGGACCCCGGCGCGGCCTGGGTGCTCTTCAGGCTTGATGGGGGCATTGACCATCTTCTACTTGATGAGGTTCAGGACACGTCGCCTGCGCAATGGGATATTGCCCGCGTCCTGACGGAGGATTTCTTCTCCGGCGTGTCTGTGCGGGAAAGCCACGCGCTGCGACCGCGCACGATTTTCGCGGTGGGTGACTTCAAGCAATCCATTTTCAGCTTTCAAGGGGCGAAGCCGCGGGCTTTTCTGGATGCGCGCGCCGATTTCAGTGCGCGCGTGCGTCAGGCGAACCAGAAATGGCGTGCGCCCAGCCTTGACGTGTCGTTCCGCTCCAGCGCGCCGGTCCTGCAACTCGTCGATGCGGTTTTTGCCAACCCACTGGCTGCGGAAGGGATGGCGGCGTTTCAGGAGGATGATGAGACCGGCATACCCCGCCATCGCCCGGCGCGGCAGGGAAATTGGGGCCGTGTCGAGATCTGGCCGAAACTCCTGCGCGCGGAGAAGGATGAGGCGATTGACCCATGGAAGCCAGCCATGCGCGCCAATCCGTCCCGCCTGACCGCGCAACGTATGGCGGGTGCCGTTGCCATGTGGCTGCGGGAACATCTCGGCCAGGCGCCCGCCCCGGTCAGCCGCCACTTACGCCCGGGAATGTGCTCATCCTCGTGCGGCGTCGGTCACCCTTCCTTTGGACGCTGGTCCGCGCTTTGA
- a CDS encoding UvrD-helicase domain-containing protein → MNEPSAACDGPDVRLSDAAPLDDAVARAERLQRDASDPRASVFVSASAGSGKTKLLIDRLLRLMLPLAEPDPRTGHMLIIPGIDPARIQSLTYTKAAAAEMWQRAFNPYWGGGSRCVKTSLIKNCAS, encoded by the coding sequence ATGAATGAACCAAGCGCTGCCTGTGATGGGCCTGACGTCCGCCTTAGTGACGCTGCGCCATTGGATGATGCCGTCGCGCGGGCGGAGCGGCTTCAGCGCGACGCTTCTGATCCGCGCGCTTCCGTTTTTGTATCCGCCTCGGCGGGGAGTGGTAAAACCAAATTATTGATCGACCGGTTATTGCGCCTAATGCTGCCATTGGCAGAGCCGGACCCGAGGACCGGCCACATGCTGATCATCCCCGGTATCGATCCCGCTCGGATCCAGAGCCTGACCTATACGAAAGCCGCCGCCGCGGAGATGTGGCAACGCGCCTTCAATCCGTATTGGGGCGGTGGGTCACGATGCGTGAAGACAAGCTTGATCAAGAATTGCGCAAGCTAG
- a CDS encoding PD-(D/E)XK nuclease family protein — protein MRLDAPQGGFDLKARADRIDCDGLGQVCVIDYKTGQPPKRKDADSDWASHSGWKRR, from the coding sequence TTGCGTCTGGACGCGCCGCAGGGCGGGTTTGATCTGAAAGCGCGCGCGGATCGTATTGATTGTGATGGGTTGGGGCAGGTCTGCGTGATTGATTACAAGACGGGTCAACCGCCGAAACGCAAGGATGCGGATTCAGACTGGGCCTCGCACTCTGGCTGGAAGCGGCGATGA
- a CDS encoding PD-(D/E)XK nuclease family protein, whose translation MPLRLRRLSVTEIDTWLRDPYAIYARHILKLRPLDAIDAPSGRADIGDIVHEALAEWLQGQKRDIGHLTRLLHERLARSPMRPAMRAWWRGRFTLIATEIVAFEAGRDFRPAQSWGKPPANCVWTRRRAGLI comes from the coding sequence GTGCCGCTTCGTCTCCGCCGCCTTAGCGTCACGGAAATCGATACGTGGCTGCGTGACCCTTACGCCATCTATGCGCGACATATCCTCAAACTGCGCCCTCTTGATGCTATCGACGCCCCGTCGGGGCGGGCAGATATCGGAGACATTGTGCATGAAGCTCTCGCGGAGTGGCTTCAGGGCCAGAAGCGGGATATCGGCCATCTGACGCGCTTGCTGCATGAGAGACTGGCGCGATCGCCGATGCGGCCTGCCATGCGGGCCTGGTGGCGGGGCCGCTTCACCCTGATTGCGACAGAAATTGTGGCGTTTGAGGCGGGACGGGACTTCCGCCCGGCGCAATCCTGGGGGAAGCCGCCGGCAAATTGCGTCTGGACGCGCCGCAGGGCGGGTTTGATCTGA
- the tsaE gene encoding tRNA (adenosine(37)-N6)-threonylcarbamoyltransferase complex ATPase subunit type 1 TsaE → MTEQPLRYHVASMKETEALARKVAHVTMSGDVIALHGEMGVGKSVFARAFIRARAGDAKLDVPSPTFALVQLYNLPSGDIVHYDLWRLDAVDAMQELGLDADEGAIMLVEWPEKAGLYLPAHALHIHLSEPDKAHSVKDTVKSVENGPRDIMISGWHECGRGRGF, encoded by the coding sequence ATGACAGAACAACCCTTGCGCTACCATGTGGCCAGCATGAAAGAAACAGAAGCCCTCGCACGAAAAGTCGCGCACGTGACGATGTCGGGTGACGTCATCGCGCTTCATGGCGAAATGGGTGTGGGGAAATCGGTATTCGCGCGGGCTTTCATCCGCGCCCGGGCGGGTGACGCGAAACTGGATGTGCCGAGCCCCACTTTCGCGCTGGTTCAGCTTTATAATCTGCCATCGGGCGATATCGTCCATTATGACCTCTGGCGCCTTGACGCGGTGGATGCCATGCAGGAACTCGGGCTGGATGCGGATGAGGGGGCCATCATGCTGGTGGAATGGCCGGAAAAAGCCGGTCTATATCTGCCGGCCCATGCCCTGCATATTCATTTATCCGAGCCGGACAAGGCGCATAGCGTAAAAGATACGGTGAAAAGCGTCGAGAACGGCCCCCGCGACATCATGATCTCCGGATGGCATGAGTGTGGTCGCGGTCGCGGCTTCTGA